Proteins from a genomic interval of Debaryomyces hansenii CBS767 chromosome E complete sequence:
- a CDS encoding DEHA2E03212p (weakly similar to uniprot|P40452 Saccharomyces cerevisiae YIL157C FMP35 The authentic non-tagged protein was localized to the mitochondria), with translation MLSRNIGISTLTKRINVTRGIGGLRVYARLNSSTSSQVPPQRPPVTVDREFPDPFKAKKQNRRYFLAYGLGVTLACAVIFNYEKTTSPIINSVMYFLRRSQNAKQLLGEDIGFKNSWPWIWGTLNTVRGDIDIEFAVQGSQNTGKLKLKATRESKLHPFDIHHWILQINDAQKTQINLLEDASVEFGL, from the coding sequence ATGCTAAGCAGAAACATAGGTATATCGACGCTTACCAAAAGAATAAACGTCACCAGGGGGATTGGAGGCTTGCGGGTGTATGCCAGGCTCAATAGCTCGACGTCTTCGCAAGTACCACCCCAGAGACCTCCCGTCACCGTGGATAGAGAATTTCCAGACCCTTTCAAAGCCAAAAAGCAAAATAGAAGGTACTTTTTAGCATACGGGTTAGGTGTAACGTTGGCATGTGCCGTCATCTTCAACTACGAAAAGACAACGTCTCCCATCATCAATTCAGTAATGTACTTCTTGAGAAGATCGCAAAATGCCAAGCAACTCTTGGGTGAAGACATCGGCTTCAAGAACTCGTGGCCATGGATATGGGGCACCCTAAACACCGTTAGAGGTGACATTGACATTGAATTTGCTGTCCAAGGGTCCCAGAACACCggaaaattgaaattgaaggCTACTCGTGAATCAAAGTTACATCCCTTCGACATCCACCATTGGATTTTACAAATAAATGATGCCCAGAAAACCCAAATCAACCTCCTTGAAGATGCTTCTGTTGAATTCGGTCTTTAA